From the genome of Phytohabitans rumicis, one region includes:
- a CDS encoding NAD-dependent epimerase/dehydratase family protein — protein sequence MRPLKILFIGGSGIISSAASRLAVEQGIDLYVLNRGSTTHRPLPEQATVLRADVRDPAAVRAALGDLEFDAVVNWVAFTPDHVQADIDVFRGRTRQYVFISSASAYQTPPARLPVVESTPLHNPIWQYSRNKIACEDLLVAAYRDGGFPATIIRPSHTYDKTLIPFDGGWTAVARMRQGKEIVVHGDGTSLWTLTHHADFARAFVPLLGHPRTLGEAIHITSDDVLTWDQIAWALADAAGVEPRIVHVPSDAVAAADPEWGAGLLGDKAHSLVFDNSKVRGLVPGWVATIPFHQGAREIVGWYDEDPSRQVVDARLDALMDKLVEAYRPRG from the coding sequence GTGCGCCCACTCAAGATTCTTTTCATCGGCGGTAGCGGGATCATCAGCTCGGCCGCCTCGCGGCTGGCCGTTGAGCAGGGCATCGACCTGTATGTGTTGAACCGGGGCAGCACCACCCACCGCCCGCTCCCGGAGCAGGCGACCGTGCTGCGGGCCGACGTACGCGACCCGGCCGCGGTCCGGGCCGCCCTCGGCGACCTCGAATTCGACGCGGTCGTCAACTGGGTGGCGTTCACCCCCGACCACGTCCAGGCCGACATCGACGTGTTCCGCGGCCGCACCAGGCAGTACGTGTTCATCAGCTCGGCGTCCGCGTACCAGACGCCGCCGGCCCGGCTGCCGGTCGTCGAGTCGACCCCGCTGCACAACCCGATATGGCAGTACTCCCGCAACAAGATCGCGTGCGAGGACCTGCTGGTCGCCGCGTATCGGGACGGCGGGTTCCCGGCCACGATCATCCGGCCCTCCCACACGTACGACAAGACGCTCATCCCGTTCGACGGCGGCTGGACCGCCGTGGCCCGGATGCGGCAGGGCAAGGAGATCGTCGTACACGGCGACGGCACCTCGCTCTGGACGCTCACCCACCACGCGGACTTCGCCCGCGCGTTCGTGCCGCTGCTCGGCCACCCACGCACCCTCGGCGAGGCCATCCACATCACCTCCGACGACGTGCTGACCTGGGACCAGATCGCGTGGGCGCTCGCGGACGCGGCGGGCGTCGAGCCGCGCATCGTGCACGTGCCCTCGGACGCGGTCGCGGCGGCCGACCCGGAGTGGGGCGCCGGGCTGCTTGGCGACAAGGCGCACTCGCTGGTGTTCGACAACAGCAAGGTGCGCGGCCTGGTGCCGGGCTGGGTCGCGACCATCCCGTTCCACCAGGGCGCCCGCGAGATCGTCGGCTGGTACGACGAGGACCCGTCCCGGCAGGTCGTCGACGCCCGGCTCGACGCGCTGATGGACAAGCTCGTCGAGGCGTACCGGCCGCGGGGCTAG
- a CDS encoding aldo/keto reductase has protein sequence MGTSNFKPTHLERIIAATGVAPDVNQIQLSPVVARESARAYHAEHGIVTQSWSPIGGQGTDVLRERVVVELAERYGRTPAQIVLRWHMELGLVTVPKSSNLERLRQNLDIFDFSLAAQDVAAISALDRGDAAGADSDLFGH, from the coding sequence ATCGGCACCTCGAACTTCAAACCAACCCATCTGGAACGGATCATCGCCGCGACCGGGGTGGCGCCGGACGTCAATCAGATCCAGCTCAGCCCGGTCGTCGCGCGCGAGTCGGCCCGCGCGTACCACGCCGAGCACGGCATCGTGACGCAGTCCTGGTCGCCGATCGGTGGTCAGGGCACCGATGTGCTGCGTGAGCGCGTGGTGGTCGAGCTGGCCGAGCGCTACGGCCGTACGCCGGCGCAGATCGTGCTCCGCTGGCACATGGAGCTGGGCCTGGTCACGGTGCCCAAGTCGAGCAACCTGGAGCGGCTCCGGCAGAATCTCGACATCTTCGACTTCTCGCTGGCGGCGCAGGATGTCGCGGCGATCTCCGCGCTGGACCGGGGTGATGCGGCGGGTGCCGACTCCGACCTCTTTGGACATTGA
- a CDS encoding aldo/keto reductase, protein MTLAPTITLTHGAELPRLGLGTWPMDDAEAETVIASAIEAGYRLVDTAENYRNERGVGRGLKASGVPREELFVTTKFNKEWHGVELAAEAFARSADRLGVDYVDLLLIHWPNPGRTGTSRRGRA, encoded by the coding sequence ATGACTCTTGCTCCGACCATCACCCTCACGCACGGTGCCGAGCTGCCGCGGCTCGGCCTGGGCACCTGGCCCATGGACGACGCGGAGGCCGAGACCGTCATCGCCAGCGCGATCGAGGCCGGCTACCGGCTGGTGGACACCGCGGAGAACTACCGCAACGAGCGGGGCGTCGGGCGCGGGCTCAAGGCGTCGGGCGTACCGCGGGAGGAACTGTTCGTCACGACGAAGTTCAACAAGGAGTGGCACGGGGTCGAACTGGCCGCCGAGGCGTTCGCGCGCAGCGCCGACCGGCTCGGGGTGGACTACGTCGACCTGCTGCTCATCCACTGGCCCAACCCCGGCAGGACCGGTACGTCGAGGCGTGGCAGGGCCTGA